CTGACAGCGTTCAGAAGTTTAAGGAAGCCTTTGAATCCCGAGGTCTTGAAATCAGTGCACTGAGTACCCATGGGAATCCTCTGCATCCCAACCCGGAAGTGGCCAGAAGACACCATGACGATTTTGAAAAGACCGTGCTTTTGGCGGAAAAGTTGGGGGTTAACAATGTGATTACCTTTTCTGGATGTCCGGGAGATTCTGAGGGGTCTAAGTATCCCAACTGGGTAACCTGTCCGTGGCCTTCTGATTTTCTGGAAGTCCTGAAATGGCAGTGGGAGGAGAAGGTGATTCCGTACTGGAAGAAAACCGGTCAGTTTGCCCGTGACCATGGGGTGCGGGTATGTCTGGAGATGCATCCTGGATTTGTGGTGTATAATCCGGAAACGCTTCTCTGCCTTCGTTCGGAGGTTGGGGAGGTCATCGGAGCGAATTTTGATCCAAGCCATCTCTTCTGGCAGGGCATTGATCCGATTCTGGCTCTGCGAAAGCTCGAAGGAGCTATTTATCACGTACATGCTAAAGACACGAAAATTGACCCCTTCAATAGCCCTGTGAACGGGAATCTCGATACCAAACCCTATACTGAGGAATCAAAGCGTTCCTGGCTTTTCCGCACCGTTGGGTACGGGCATGATTTTCAGTTCTGGAAGGATTTTGTGAGTACACTGCGCCTGGTCGGATATGATGGGGTACTTTCGATTGAACACGAAGATTCTCTAATGTCGGCTCGGGAAGGTTTTGAAAAAGCGGTTGCTTTTTTGAAGTCCGTCCTGATTACGGAAAAAGTTGGCCAGGCTTGGTGGGTCTAAATAGTGGAGGAGAGGAGTGTTCCTCTCCTCTATTTGGCAAACTGTGGAGATAAAGTATTGACATGGTTGGCTTGCACTATACAAAAAAAGTTTTTCCTTCAGGGTTCCGGATGATTTATCGGAAGACACGTTCACCGCTTGTGGCGATCAATTTCTGGGTTCGGGTAGGGGTGCGGGATGAGAAACCAGAGAAAAATGGTCTTTCCCACTTCTTTGAGCATATGGTTTTCAAAGGAACGACGAATTTTCCTGGCAATCTCCTCTCTCGCCGGGTTCAAGCTCTGGGAGGAAATCTGAACGCTGGGACTTCTCTCGATACCACGGATTTTTACCTGGTGGTTCCTGTGGAATACTGGGAAGAAGCCTTTACTCTGGGAGTCGAGCTTCTTTTTCGACCGCTTTTCGATCCCAAAGATGTTGAACGGGAGAAGATGGTGGTGATTCAGGAAATTCACCTGGATGAAGACGACCCGGAAGAGCGGTTAACTCACCTTCTCCACCAGCGGGTTTTTGGGGGTACCCCTTACGGAATGCCGATTCTGGGAAAGGAAGAGACGGTGAAAAGCCTTACCCGGGAGGACCTTCTTGAGCACCAGAGGCGCTTCTACTACCTTGCAAATGTAACCTGTGTGGTGAGTGGTAACCTGGAAGAGAGGGAGCTTTTCTCTTTTGGGGAAGAAGTGGTGGGTCATTTGCCATTTTCTTGGGAATTTGACCTGTCGTTCTTTCCTCCTTTTCCTGTTCCCATCCGCCAGATTGTGGAATGTCGAATGGATGTTTGCCGGAACTACGGAGCCATTGGATTCCTCTGTGGAGGCATCAAGAGCGACGATTTTAACGTCCTGAGACTTCTTTCGGTCATACTTGGTGACGGTGCTGGTTCCAGATTAAACATTTCTCTGCGAGAAAAACAGGGCCTTGTGGATACCGTTCATACAGCATACTCTTACTATGAAAAAGGGGGGATATTCACGGTATTTTACACTTTTTCGCAAGGGGATCGAGAAAAGATTGAGGAAGCGATTCAGCAGGAGCTGGAACGTTTGTTTCGGGAGCCACCCACTGAAGAAGAGTTGGAACGAGCTAAAAACCTTTTGAAAAGTAGCTTTTTTAATGCCGTTGAAACCACTCTGGGGAGTGCCGAGCTTCTGGGGCGGTTTGACGTGATTGATAATGTAGACCATCCTCTTAAGTTCCTTTTGCATTTAGAGCGTCTGGAGCGGGTGCATCTTCTCGAAGTGGCCAGAAAATACTTTGACATGGAGCGGGCTACTTCTATTCTCATTGGTCCGGGTGAATAGCGATGCCAGAAGTCATCAAACGGGTTGAAAAAGTTACCTTAAAAAATGGATTAGTGCTGCTTTTT
The Atribacterota bacterium DNA segment above includes these coding regions:
- a CDS encoding pitrilysin family protein, whose product is MIYRKTRSPLVAINFWVRVGVRDEKPEKNGLSHFFEHMVFKGTTNFPGNLLSRRVQALGGNLNAGTSLDTTDFYLVVPVEYWEEAFTLGVELLFRPLFDPKDVEREKMVVIQEIHLDEDDPEERLTHLLHQRVFGGTPYGMPILGKEETVKSLTREDLLEHQRRFYYLANVTCVVSGNLEERELFSFGEEVVGHLPFSWEFDLSFFPPFPVPIRQIVECRMDVCRNYGAIGFLCGGIKSDDFNVLRLLSVILGDGAGSRLNISLREKQGLVDTVHTAYSYYEKGGIFTVFYTFSQGDREKIEEAIQQELERLFREPPTEEELERAKNLLKSSFFNAVETTLGSAELLGRFDVIDNVDHPLKFLLHLERLERVHLLEVARKYFDMERATSILIGPGE
- a CDS encoding sugar phosphate isomerase/epimerase encodes the protein MKVGVFLVLFQNEPLEKALDYVKGAGIEAVEIGTGGYPSNAHCQPGKVLESPDSVQKFKEAFESRGLEISALSTHGNPLHPNPEVARRHHDDFEKTVLLAEKLGVNNVITFSGCPGDSEGSKYPNWVTCPWPSDFLEVLKWQWEEKVIPYWKKTGQFARDHGVRVCLEMHPGFVVYNPETLLCLRSEVGEVIGANFDPSHLFWQGIDPILALRKLEGAIYHVHAKDTKIDPFNSPVNGNLDTKPYTEESKRSWLFRTVGYGHDFQFWKDFVSTLRLVGYDGVLSIEHEDSLMSAREGFEKAVAFLKSVLITEKVGQAWWV